The following proteins are encoded in a genomic region of Sorangiineae bacterium MSr12523:
- a CDS encoding cupin-like domain-containing protein: MKTELSALPFVECERRSNVGRTTFIEEHFLPGRPVIIEGDAHGWRERWTPELLKQRFGDRMIEANTGEFIAVHRKYVPMKLSDVIDNITSGSREYRLRSLEFLDIIPELRHELERDGYFREYFSAPFLMHNLWLAPPGGTSGFHHDFGFENLNFQVCGSKTFYLAHPSNYSNLDPFEFSASPVHPLAPDLERHPRAANVQFVKATLRPGDMMYVPRFWWHFVVAEEVSLNINTFAVQASTARIWASTTGLPIRHRIPLAFTALTQRRRSLDRARMETFNWVAKYGRQLRLPNFMGKRA; this comes from the coding sequence ATGAAAACCGAATTATCCGCCTTGCCTTTCGTCGAGTGTGAACGCCGCTCCAACGTGGGCCGAACCACGTTCATCGAGGAGCATTTCCTACCGGGCCGCCCCGTGATCATCGAGGGCGATGCCCACGGCTGGCGCGAGCGCTGGACACCGGAGTTGCTCAAGCAACGATTCGGCGACCGCATGATCGAAGCGAACACCGGCGAATTCATCGCCGTTCATCGCAAATACGTGCCGATGAAGCTTTCCGATGTCATCGACAACATCACGTCGGGCTCCCGCGAGTACCGACTGCGATCGCTCGAGTTCCTCGACATCATCCCCGAATTGCGCCACGAACTCGAACGCGACGGATACTTCCGCGAATATTTTTCCGCGCCCTTTCTCATGCACAATCTGTGGCTCGCCCCCCCCGGCGGCACGTCGGGGTTTCATCACGATTTCGGCTTCGAGAACCTGAATTTCCAGGTGTGCGGGAGCAAAACGTTCTACCTCGCGCATCCGTCCAATTATTCGAATCTCGACCCGTTCGAATTCAGCGCGTCACCCGTTCATCCTCTGGCCCCCGATCTGGAGCGTCATCCCCGCGCGGCCAATGTCCAATTCGTCAAAGCCACCCTACGGCCCGGGGATATGATGTACGTGCCGCGTTTCTGGTGGCATTTCGTGGTCGCCGAGGAGGTATCCCTCAACATCAACACCTTTGCGGTGCAAGCTTCGACGGCGCGCATTTGGGCTTCCACGACCGGTTTGCCCATACGCCACCGCATTCCGCTCGCATTTACCGCACTCACCCAGCGCCGGCGAAGCCTCGATCGCGCGCGGATGGAGACCTTCAATTGGGTCGCCAAGTATGGCCGGCAACTCCGGCTCCCGAACTTCATGGGGAAACGCGCATGA
- a CDS encoding MFS transporter, translating into MSRSETIRPTNGLALFYAMMAGQFVSFLGSGLTAFALGVWVYQETHSVTRFGAAIACRSIPFVVLSPLAGSLIDRWDRRKGLIAAESLASTGTLAVLALLSAGWLRTWHVYPVIVVSAIAHTYRNTALNSVATVLVPSKDLGRAAVAPTITQAAEQLVPPLLCPYLLLAIDLRGVLLLDFVSFSVALLPLVLVRIPAAPKGEGALAQGLLGDIRFGFRYIGERPGLLGLVSFAVVINFALCAAETLLTPYVLDMVPSPEEGRVILGRVLFCCGMGVLVGSVLMGIWGGPRRRVLAVYAFGAVYAASFVLAGLQRSAVLIAAAGFAIMFSVTLVKTTNLAIWQSKVAADVQGRVFGAITMIAWCVAPVAQLSAGPLVALLGGHTRGNSLLFVTLGFVLMVMVGVTFFHPRIRNIEDELPELGSP; encoded by the coding sequence GTGAGCCGCTCGGAGACCATCCGCCCCACCAACGGCCTCGCGCTCTTCTACGCCATGATGGCCGGGCAGTTCGTGTCCTTCTTGGGCTCCGGTCTCACGGCCTTCGCACTCGGCGTATGGGTCTACCAGGAAACGCACTCCGTAACCCGCTTCGGCGCCGCCATTGCATGCCGATCCATCCCATTCGTCGTGCTATCGCCGCTCGCGGGCTCGCTGATCGATCGCTGGGACCGCAGAAAAGGCCTCATCGCGGCCGAGTCGCTGGCCTCCACGGGCACGCTCGCCGTCCTCGCGCTGCTCTCGGCGGGATGGCTCCGGACCTGGCACGTCTACCCCGTCATCGTGGTGAGCGCCATCGCGCACACCTACCGCAACACCGCCCTCAACTCCGTGGCCACCGTCTTGGTGCCCTCGAAGGACCTGGGGCGCGCCGCCGTGGCGCCCACCATCACACAGGCCGCCGAGCAGCTCGTTCCGCCGTTGCTTTGCCCGTACCTGTTGCTGGCCATCGATCTGCGCGGTGTCCTCCTGCTCGATTTCGTCAGTTTTTCCGTCGCGCTCCTGCCGCTCGTCCTGGTGCGGATCCCCGCGGCGCCGAAAGGCGAGGGCGCCTTGGCCCAGGGGCTCCTCGGCGACATTCGCTTCGGCTTCCGCTACATCGGCGAGCGCCCGGGACTCCTCGGTTTGGTCTCCTTCGCCGTGGTGATCAACTTCGCCTTGTGCGCCGCCGAGACGTTGCTCACGCCGTACGTGCTCGACATGGTGCCGTCGCCCGAGGAAGGCCGCGTCATCCTCGGCCGCGTACTTTTCTGCTGCGGTATGGGCGTGCTGGTCGGCAGTGTGCTCATGGGCATCTGGGGAGGCCCCCGCCGACGCGTCCTCGCCGTGTACGCGTTCGGTGCTGTCTACGCCGCAAGCTTCGTCCTGGCGGGCTTGCAGCGTTCGGCGGTGCTCATCGCCGCCGCGGGCTTCGCCATCATGTTCAGCGTCACCTTGGTCAAAACCACCAACTTGGCCATTTGGCAGTCCAAAGTGGCCGCCGACGTGCAAGGCCGCGTGTTCGGTGCCATCACCATGATTGCCTGGTGCGTGGCCCCCGTGGCGCAGCTCTCCGCCGGCCCGCTGGTGGCCCTCCTGGGAGGCCATACCCGCGGAAATTCCCTGCTGTTCGTCACCCTCGGGTTCGTCCTCATGGTGATGGTCGGCGTGACCTTTTTCCACCCGCGCATCCGCAACATCGAAGACGAGCTTCCCGAGCTTGGAAGTCCTTGA